A section of the Arabiibacter massiliensis genome encodes:
- a CDS encoding phenylacetate--CoA ligase, which produces MADMTVKGAALAAAAAGDFSDLPVHNPAVECASRERIRAIQLEKLIAQVEWTYARVPWYRARMDELGVAPADIRTLDDVRKLPFTDKSVLRDTFPYGLFAVPLDEVVELHASSGTTGKPIVVGYNRADMDMWADCIMRLVQMAGVVPGDRAQMAFGYGMFTGGFGLHYGLQKLGCMMIPAGSGNTERHIAMIEDYGTTVLVATPSYALHMCEVGEKMGFDWEASTLRVGLFGGEPCPPGLKAEIERRMHIVCTDNYGLTEVMGPGVSGECLASRDMQHIAEDHFLWEVVDPETGEPVPEGEMGELVLTPLGKQAIPVLRYRTHDLTRVVCEPCACGRTTARMQKVRARSDDMLIIRGTNVFPSQVEDVLAGIEGVTPHYRIVVDNEGGLDRMAVHVELKPEAFSDSFEDMECLRRSIEERLKGVLLVGVRVKLVEPGGIERSLGKTKHVEDLRK; this is translated from the coding sequence ATGGCCGACATGACCGTGAAGGGCGCGGCGCTGGCCGCCGCTGCGGCGGGCGACTTCTCCGACCTGCCCGTCCACAACCCGGCCGTGGAGTGCGCCTCGCGCGAGCGCATCCGCGCCATCCAGCTGGAGAAGCTCATCGCGCAGGTGGAATGGACCTACGCGCGCGTGCCGTGGTACCGCGCGCGCATGGACGAGCTGGGGGTGGCACCCGCCGACATCCGCACGCTCGATGACGTGCGCAAGCTTCCGTTCACGGACAAGTCCGTGCTGCGCGACACCTTCCCCTACGGGCTGTTCGCCGTGCCGCTCGACGAGGTGGTGGAGCTGCACGCGTCTTCGGGCACCACGGGCAAGCCCATCGTGGTGGGCTACAACCGCGCCGACATGGACATGTGGGCCGACTGCATCATGCGCCTCGTGCAGATGGCCGGCGTCGTGCCGGGCGACCGCGCGCAGATGGCGTTCGGCTACGGCATGTTCACCGGCGGCTTCGGCCTGCACTACGGGCTGCAGAAGCTCGGGTGCATGATGATTCCCGCAGGCTCGGGCAACACCGAGCGCCACATCGCCATGATCGAGGATTACGGCACCACCGTGCTCGTGGCCACGCCCTCCTACGCGCTGCACATGTGCGAGGTGGGGGAGAAGATGGGCTTCGACTGGGAGGCCTCGACGCTGCGCGTGGGGCTCTTCGGCGGCGAGCCGTGCCCGCCGGGCCTCAAGGCCGAGATCGAGCGGCGCATGCACATCGTGTGCACCGACAACTACGGCCTGACCGAGGTCATGGGTCCCGGCGTGTCGGGCGAGTGCCTGGCGTCGCGCGACATGCAGCATATCGCCGAGGACCATTTCCTGTGGGAGGTCGTCGACCCCGAGACGGGCGAGCCGGTGCCGGAAGGCGAGATGGGCGAGCTCGTGCTCACGCCTTTGGGGAAGCAGGCCATCCCGGTGCTGCGCTACCGCACGCACGACCTCACCCGCGTCGTGTGCGAGCCCTGCGCCTGCGGCCGCACGACGGCGCGCATGCAGAAGGTGCGCGCGCGATCCGACGACATGCTCATCATCCGCGGCACGAACGTGTTCCCGAGCCAGGTGGAGGACGTGCTCGCCGGCATCGAGGGCGTCACGCCGCACTACCGCATCGTCGTGGACAACGAAGGCGGCCTCGACCGCATGGCCGTGCACGTGGAGCTCAAGCCCGAGGCGTTCAGCGACTCCTTCGAGGACATGGAGTGCCTGCGCCGCTCCATCGAGGAGCGCCTGAAGGGCGTGCTCCTGGTAGGCGTGCGTGTGAAGCTGGTGGAGCCCGGCGGCATCGAGCGCTCCCTCGGCAAAACCAAGCACGTCGAGGACCTGCGGAAGTAA
- a CDS encoding amino acid-binding protein, translated as MSVQQISVFLESRPGHLRRVLDAFEEAGVSVRGYSASDTGDYGIVRFVVDDPARALEVLDGMGAAATATDVLCLRLDDTPGELARVMGVMADCGINVTYSYSLISTFIVLSVKDLVQAEELLAAQPVELVGQADLAAPLAAEGR; from the coding sequence GTGAGCGTGCAGCAGATCAGCGTGTTTCTGGAGAGCCGCCCGGGGCATCTGCGCCGCGTGCTCGACGCGTTCGAGGAGGCCGGCGTGAGCGTGCGCGGCTACAGCGCTTCGGACACGGGCGACTACGGCATCGTGCGCTTCGTCGTGGACGACCCGGCCCGCGCCCTCGAGGTGCTGGACGGCATGGGCGCGGCCGCCACGGCCACCGACGTGCTGTGCCTGCGCCTGGACGATACGCCGGGCGAGCTCGCGCGCGTCATGGGCGTGATGGCCGACTGCGGCATCAACGTGACGTACAGCTACTCGCTCATCTCCACGTTCATCGTGCTGTCGGTGAAGGACCTGGTCCAGGCCGAGGAGCTCCTGGCGGCCCAGCCGGTGGAGCTCGTGGGGCAGGCCGACCTCGCCGCGCCGCTCGCGGCCGAGGGGCGGTGA